Proteins co-encoded in one Malus sylvestris chromosome 9, drMalSylv7.2, whole genome shotgun sequence genomic window:
- the LOC126583832 gene encoding reticulon-like protein B8 isoform X6: MFCISVAAMPEKITTEDLVNNIAGTLADTKLKSSSLFGEETSSSVTTQSNRLFGRQKPVHHILGGGKSADVLLWRNKKISASVLTAATVVWMLFEWLNYHFLTLVGFALVVGMLVQFLWSNFSGMISSSSPSKVPRLVLPEDLFVNIAVSIGAQINRGLAFVQDVAYGGNVKQFLKVLLLLTHCRFCMRDTMIRLTALYTRSSGCFNTITGSWMPVSSARYLKESRTGRSMNRFI; this comes from the exons ATGTTCTGCATTAG TGTAGCAGCAATGCCTGAGAAAATAACTACCGAGGACCTTGTGAACAACATCGCGGGCACACTTGCTGATACGAAACTGAAATCTAGCTCTTTATTTGGGGAAGAGACATCAAGCTCGGTGACCACTCAGTCCAACCGGCTGTTTGGACGCCAGAAACCTGTCCACCACATTTTGGGTGGAGGCAAAT CTGCTGATGTCTTGTTGTGGAGGAACAAAAAAATTTCAGCTAGTGTTTTAACTGCTGCAACTGTTGTCTGGATGCTCTTCGAATGGCTCAATTATCATTTCTTGACTCTTGTGGGGTTTGCTTTGGTTGTTGGCATGCTTGTTCAGTTCCTGTGGTCAAATTTTTCAGGCATGATTAGCAG CAGTTCCCCATCTAAAGTACCTCGACTTGTTCTGCCTGAGGACTTATTCGTCAATATTGCCGTCTCAATTGGTGCTCAAATTAATCGAGGGTTGGCATTTGTTCAAGATGTGGCATATGGAGGAAATGTGAAGCAATTCCTTAAG GTTTTGTTGCTGCTCACACATTGCCGGTTCTGTATGAGAGATACGATGATCAGGTTGACAGCTTTGTATACCAGGTCCTCGGGCTGCTTCAACACAATTACCGGAAGCTGGATGCCGGTGTCCTCAGCAAGATACCTAAAGGAAAGCCGAACCGGAAGAAGTATGAATAGATTCATTTAG
- the LOC126583832 gene encoding reticulon-like protein B8 isoform X2 yields MFCISVAAMPEKITTEDLVNNIAGTLADTKLKSSSLFGEETSSSVTTQSNRLFGRQKPVHHILGGGKSADVLLWRNKKISASVLTAATVVWMLFEWLNYHFLTLVGFALVVGMLVQFLWSNFSGMISSSPSKVPRLVLPEDLFVNIAVSIGAQINRGLAFVQDVAYGGNVKQFLKVVGCLWIAAVIGSWCNLLTILYIGFVAAHTLPVLYERYDDQVDSFVYQVLGLLQHNYRKLDAGVLSKIPKGKPNRKKYE; encoded by the exons ATGTTCTGCATTAG TGTAGCAGCAATGCCTGAGAAAATAACTACCGAGGACCTTGTGAACAACATCGCGGGCACACTTGCTGATACGAAACTGAAATCTAGCTCTTTATTTGGGGAAGAGACATCAAGCTCGGTGACCACTCAGTCCAACCGGCTGTTTGGACGCCAGAAACCTGTCCACCACATTTTGGGTGGAGGCAAAT CTGCTGATGTCTTGTTGTGGAGGAACAAAAAAATTTCAGCTAGTGTTTTAACTGCTGCAACTGTTGTCTGGATGCTCTTCGAATGGCTCAATTATCATTTCTTGACTCTTGTGGGGTTTGCTTTGGTTGTTGGCATGCTTGTTCAGTTCCTGTGGTCAAATTTTTCAGGCATGATTAGCAG TTCCCCATCTAAAGTACCTCGACTTGTTCTGCCTGAGGACTTATTCGTCAATATTGCCGTCTCAATTGGTGCTCAAATTAATCGAGGGTTGGCATTTGTTCAAGATGTGGCATATGGAGGAAATGTGAAGCAATTCCTTAAG GTTGTAGGATGCTTGTGGATTGCTGCTGTGATAGGAAGCTGGTGCAATTTGCTGACCATTTTGTACATTG GTTTTGTTGCTGCTCACACATTGCCGGTTCTGTATGAGAGATACGATGATCAGGTTGACAGCTTTGTATACCAGGTCCTCGGGCTGCTTCAACACAATTACCGGAAGCTGGATGCCGGTGTCCTCAGCAAGATACCTAAAGGAAAGCCGAACCGGAAGAAGTATGAATAG
- the LOC126583832 gene encoding reticulon-like protein B8 isoform X3, producing MIHVAAMPEKITTEDLVNNIAGTLADTKLKSSSLFGEETSSSVTTQSNRLFGRQKPVHHILGGGKSADVLLWRNKKISASVLTAATVVWMLFEWLNYHFLTLVGFALVVGMLVQFLWSNFSGMISSSSPSKVPRLVLPEDLFVNIAVSIGAQINRGLAFVQDVAYGGNVKQFLKVVGCLWIAAVIGSWCNLLTILYIGFVAAHTLPVLYERYDDQVDSFVYQVLGLLQHNYRKLDAGVLSKIPKGKPNRKKYE from the exons ATGATCCA TGTAGCAGCAATGCCTGAGAAAATAACTACCGAGGACCTTGTGAACAACATCGCGGGCACACTTGCTGATACGAAACTGAAATCTAGCTCTTTATTTGGGGAAGAGACATCAAGCTCGGTGACCACTCAGTCCAACCGGCTGTTTGGACGCCAGAAACCTGTCCACCACATTTTGGGTGGAGGCAAAT CTGCTGATGTCTTGTTGTGGAGGAACAAAAAAATTTCAGCTAGTGTTTTAACTGCTGCAACTGTTGTCTGGATGCTCTTCGAATGGCTCAATTATCATTTCTTGACTCTTGTGGGGTTTGCTTTGGTTGTTGGCATGCTTGTTCAGTTCCTGTGGTCAAATTTTTCAGGCATGATTAGCAG CAGTTCCCCATCTAAAGTACCTCGACTTGTTCTGCCTGAGGACTTATTCGTCAATATTGCCGTCTCAATTGGTGCTCAAATTAATCGAGGGTTGGCATTTGTTCAAGATGTGGCATATGGAGGAAATGTGAAGCAATTCCTTAAG GTTGTAGGATGCTTGTGGATTGCTGCTGTGATAGGAAGCTGGTGCAATTTGCTGACCATTTTGTACATTG GTTTTGTTGCTGCTCACACATTGCCGGTTCTGTATGAGAGATACGATGATCAGGTTGACAGCTTTGTATACCAGGTCCTCGGGCTGCTTCAACACAATTACCGGAAGCTGGATGCCGGTGTCCTCAGCAAGATACCTAAAGGAAAGCCGAACCGGAAGAAGTATGAATAG
- the LOC126634655 gene encoding oxygen-evolving enhancer protein 2, chloroplastic-like: MASTACFLHHHALTTAASARSSSSSQRQVVNINKHNQVVICRAQKQAAGQEEESGANVSRRLALTVLIGAAALGSKVSPADAAYGESANVFGKPKSNTDFLPYVGEGFKLSIPAKWNPSKEVEFPGQVLRYEDNFDSNSNVSVTITPTDKKSIADYGSPEEFLAKVDYLLGKQAYFGKTESEGGFDPGAVATANILESSSRVIDGKQYYYVSVLTRTADGDEGGKHQLITATVKDGKLYILKAQAGDKRWFKGARKFVESTASSFSVA, translated from the exons ATGGCCTCCACTGCATGCTTTTTGCACCACCATGCACTAACTACCGCCGCTTCTGCCCGGTCATCATCGTCGTCACAGCGCCAAGTGGTGAACATCAACAAGCACAACCAGGTTGTGATCTGCCGGGCCCAGAAGCAGGCAGCCGGCCAGGAAGAAGAGAGCGGTGCTAACGTCTCACGGCGGTTGGCTCTCACAGTCCTCATCGGTGCTGCAGCCCTTGGCTCCAAGGTTTCCCCTGCTGATGCAGCTTATGGTGAATCGG CCAATGTCTTCGGAAAGCCAAAGTCGAACACAGACTTCTTGCCATACGTTGGAGAGGGATTCAAGCTATCCATTCCTGCAAAATGGAACCCTAGCAAAGAGGTTGAGTTCCCTGGTCAAGTTCTTAGGTACGAGGACAACTTCGACAGCAACAGCAATGTGTCCGTCACAATCACCCCAACCGACAAGAAATCCATCGCCGACTATGGCTCCCCCGAGGAATTCCTCGCGAAG GTGGACTACTTGCTAGGCAAACAAGCCTACTTTGGCAAGACTGAATCCGAG GGTGGTTTCGACCCGGGTGCCGTGGCCACAGCCAACATATTGGAGAGTTCTAGCCGAGTGATTGACGGAAAGCAGTACTACTACGTATCTGTGTTGACAAGGACAGCCGACGGAGATGAAGGAGGCAAGCACCAGCTTATCACAGCCACCGTGAAAGACGGCAAGCTCTACATTCTAAAGGCACAAGCCGGAGACAAGAGGTGGTTCAAAGGAGCAAGGAAGTTTGTAGAGAGCACTGCAAGTTCTTTCAGTGTTGCATAA
- the LOC126583885 gene encoding transcription factor PIF4-like, translated as MNSCIPEWNFESDLPLTNQKKHIGPDHELVELLWRNGQVVLNSQTHRKPSFNPNDQSRQVQKHDQQSIRSGGLYGNSSNLIQDDDTVSLIHYPLEDSFDKEFCSHFFSELPSCDPIELDKPIKQFEGEKVVKFDASDTARLVSNSPRPNGKSSAGVEYPENPMPPPRYQYINSTDQQNQNQGGLGKIVNFSQFATPGKVSAGSSRGQLGGKESGNLAQAEVRECSVMTVGSSYVGSNQVLNDLDVSRASSNCDGTTGLSAGHFYDNVHKIMPQSETGKTDTLDPTLTSSSGGSGSSFGRGGNQSNVVNSNKRKGREAEDSECQSEAAELESASAARSKSAHRSGSTRRSRAAEVHNLSERKRRDRINEKMRALQELIPHSNKTDKASMLDEAIEYLKSLQMQLQVMWMGSGMAPMMFPGMQHYISRMGMGMGMGPPALPSMHNPMHLPRHPLVDQCMNMAPAANQTVMCQPPVLNPIDYHNQMQNPSFQEQYMRLMNFHHMQTMSQPMNMFRFGSQPLQQNQMMAPNGLSSGPFGGRAATNDPLSGKMS; from the exons atGAATTCTTGCATTCCCGAGTGGAACTTTGAGTCTGATCTCCCCTTGACCAACCAGAAGAAACATATAGG GCCAGACCATGAACTTGTAGAGCTCTTGTGGAGAAATGGGCAAGTAGTTTTGAACAGCCAAACGCATCGAAAACCAAGTTTTAATCCGAATGATCAATCGAGACAAGTTCAGAAACATGATCAGCAATCAATAAGGTCTGGGGGGTTGTATGGGAATTCAAGTAATCTGATTCAAGATGATGACACCGTTTCACTTATCCACTACCCGCTTGAGGATTCTTTCGACAAAGAGTTTTGTTCCCATTTTTTCTCTGAATTGCCTTCCTGTGATCCAATTGAGCTTGACAAACCAATCAAACAGTTTGAGGGAGAGAAGGTTGTGAAGTTTGATGCTTCTGACACCGCGCGTCTTGTTTCCAACTCACCGCGGCCTAATGGCAAGTCCTCCGCTGGTGTGGAATACCCTGAAaatccaatgcctcctccaagaTATCAATACATTAATTCAACTGATCAGCAGAACCAAAATCAAGGAGGCTTGGGGAAAATAGTTAATTTTTCGCAATTTGCAACCCCGGGAAAGGTTTCAGCAGGATCTTCTAGAGGACAGTTAGGAGGGAAAGAGTCCGGAAATTTAGCGCAAGCGGAGGTTAGGGAGTGTTCTGTGATGACGGTTGGTTCGAGTTACGTTGGTAGCAACCAAGTTCTAAATGACCTTGATGTGAGCAGGGCTTCAAGCAATTGTGATGGAACTACTGGTTTATCGGCTGGACATTTCTACGACAACGTTCATAAGATAATGCCTCAGAGCGAGACAGGGAAAACGGATACGCTTGATCCAACGCTTACTTCGTCTTCTGGCGGTTCTGGTAGTAGTTTTGGAAGAGGAGGAAACCAGTCTAATGTTGTCAATAGCAACAAGAGAAAGGGTAGAGAGGCAGAAGACTCGGAGTGCCAAAGTGAG GCTGCTGAACTTGAATCAGCTTCAGCTGCGAGAAGTAAGTCAGCGCATCGATCAGGATCGACCAGGAGGAGTCGTGCTGCTGAAGTCCATAACCTCTCAGAAAGG AAACGGAGAGATCGGATTAACGAGAAAATGAGAGCATTGCAAGAGCTTATACCTCATTCTAACAAG ACAGATAAAGCATCAATGTTAGATGAGGCAATTGAGTACTTGAAGTCACTTCAGATGCAACTGCAG GTAATGTGGATGGGAAGCGGGATGGCACCAATGATGTTTCCGGGCATGCAGCACTATATTTCCCGAATGGGAATGGGAATGGGAATGGGACCGCCGGCCTTGCCTTCTATGCACAATCCGATGCATTTACCTAGGCATCCGCTCGTTGATCAGTGCATGAATATGGCTCCAGCAGCAAACCAGACTGTAATGTGCCAACCACCGGTCTTGAATCCCATTGATTACCACAACCAGATGCAAAATCCCTCTTTTCAGGAACAATACATGCGTCTCATGAACTTCCATCACATGCAGACTATGTCTCAG CCAATGAATATGTTCAGATTTGGCTCCCAACCTCTACAACAGAATCAGATGATGGCACCAAATGGTCTCAGCAGTGGACCTTTCGGTGGAAGAGCTGCAACTAATGACCCTTTAAGTGGAAAAATGA GTTAA
- the LOC126583832 gene encoding reticulon-like protein B8 isoform X7, producing the protein MFCISVAAMPEKITTEDLVNNIAGTLADTKLKSSSLFGEETSSSVTTQSNRLFGRQKPVHHILGGGKSADVLLWRNKKISASVLTAATVVWMLFEWLNYHFLTLVGFALVVGMLVQFLWSNFSGMISSSSPSKVPRLVLPEDLFVNIAVSIGAQINRGLAFVQDVAYGGNVKQFLKVVGCLWIAAVIGSWCNLLTILYIGCLKFGITMKMVGRKSI; encoded by the exons ATGTTCTGCATTAG TGTAGCAGCAATGCCTGAGAAAATAACTACCGAGGACCTTGTGAACAACATCGCGGGCACACTTGCTGATACGAAACTGAAATCTAGCTCTTTATTTGGGGAAGAGACATCAAGCTCGGTGACCACTCAGTCCAACCGGCTGTTTGGACGCCAGAAACCTGTCCACCACATTTTGGGTGGAGGCAAAT CTGCTGATGTCTTGTTGTGGAGGAACAAAAAAATTTCAGCTAGTGTTTTAACTGCTGCAACTGTTGTCTGGATGCTCTTCGAATGGCTCAATTATCATTTCTTGACTCTTGTGGGGTTTGCTTTGGTTGTTGGCATGCTTGTTCAGTTCCTGTGGTCAAATTTTTCAGGCATGATTAGCAG CAGTTCCCCATCTAAAGTACCTCGACTTGTTCTGCCTGAGGACTTATTCGTCAATATTGCCGTCTCAATTGGTGCTCAAATTAATCGAGGGTTGGCATTTGTTCAAGATGTGGCATATGGAGGAAATGTGAAGCAATTCCTTAAG GTTGTAGGATGCTTGTGGATTGCTGCTGTGATAGGAAGCTGGTGCAATTTGCTGACCATTTTGTACATTG GATGCTTAAAATTTGGGATAACCATGAAGATGGTCGGGAGAAAAAGTATTTGA
- the LOC126583273 gene encoding uncharacterized oxidoreductase At1g06690, chloroplastic — MAMHLSSACFSALSERRVPRVRAVASENVTAEDDKVKLGGSDLKVTRLGIGAWSWGDTSYWNNFQWDDRKMKAAKAAFDVSVDGGITFFDTAEVYGSRASFGAVNSETLLGRFIKERKQKDPGVEVAVATKFAALPWRLGRQSVLGALKDSLNRLELSSVELYQLHWPGIWGNKGYLDGLGDAVEQGLVKAVGVSNYSEKRLREAHTKLQKRGIPLASNQVNYSLIYRAPEENGVKSTCDELGITLIAYSPIAQGALTGKYTPENPPSGPRGQIYTPEFLTKLQPLLNRIKEIGEKYSKTNTQVVLNWLIAQDNVVPIPGAKNGEQAAEFAGALGWRLNSEEVAELRALATKIKPVTGFPVEKL; from the exons ATGGCTATGCATCTTAGCAGTGCATGTTTTTCTGCTTTGAGTGAGAGGAGAGTTCCTAGGGTTAGAGCTGTTGCTTCTGAGAATGTGACCGCAGAGGATGATAAGGTGAAATTGGGTGGCTCTGATTTGAAGGTGACAAGGCTTGGGATTGGAGCTTGGTCATGGGGTGACACCAGTTATTGGAATAACTTCCAATGGGATG ACAGGAAAATGAAAGCAGCTAAAGCTGCTTTCGATGTCAGTGTTGATGGCGGAATAACATTCTTTGATACTGCTGAAGTGTACGGCTCCAGG GCTTCTTTTGGTGCTGTAAATTCTGAAACTCTACTAGGAAG ATTTATCAAGGAAAGGAAACAAAAGGATCCAGGAGTAGAAGTTGCTGTTGCGACCAAATTTGCAGCTTTGCCGTGGAGGCTGGGCCGACAAAGTGTCCTGGGCGCCCTTAAGGATTCCCTCAATCGCCTTGAACTTTCTTCGGTAGAACTGTATCAACTCCATTG GCCTGGAATATGGGGAAATAAAG GGTATCTCGATGGTCTTGGAGACGCTGTTGAGCAGGGCCTTGTGAAGGCCGTTGGTGTTTCCAACTACAGCG AAAAGCGATTGCGTGAGGCACACACGAAACTTCAAAAGAGAGGTATCCCACTAGCATCAAATCAAGTGAATTACAGCCTCATATACAGGGCACCAGAGGAGAACGGAGTTAAGTCTACCTGTGATGAACTTGGGATAACTTTGATTGCCTATTCACCTATTGCTCAAG GTGCTCTTACAGGAAAGTATACACCTGAAAATCCCCCAAGTGGCCCCCGAGGACAAATTTATACTCCTGAATTTCTTACAAAG CTCCAACCTCTGCTGAACCGGATCAAGGAAATAGGAGAAAAGTACAGTAAAACAAACACACAG GTAGTCCTAAACTGGCTGATAGCCCAGGACAACGTTGTGCCAATCCCGGGAGCCAAAAACGGAGAACAGGCTGCAGAATTCGCAGGTGCCCTTGGATGGAGGCTCAACAGTGAAGAAGTAGCCGAATTGCGCGCTTTGGCTACAAAGATAAAACCTGTTACTGGTTTCCCTgttgaaaaattataa
- the LOC126583832 gene encoding reticulon-like protein B8 isoform X4, which yields MPEKITTEDLVNNIAGTLADTKLKSSSLFGEETSSSVTTQSNRLFGRQKPVHHILGGGKSADVLLWRNKKISASVLTAATVVWMLFEWLNYHFLTLVGFALVVGMLVQFLWSNFSGMISSSSPSKVPRLVLPEDLFVNIAVSIGAQINRGLAFVQDVAYGGNVKQFLKVVGCLWIAAVIGSWCNLLTILYIGFVAAHTLPVLYERYDDQVDSFVYQVLGLLQHNYRKLDAGVLSKIPKGKPNRKKYE from the exons ATGCCTGAGAAAATAACTACCGAGGACCTTGTGAACAACATCGCGGGCACACTTGCTGATACGAAACTGAAATCTAGCTCTTTATTTGGGGAAGAGACATCAAGCTCGGTGACCACTCAGTCCAACCGGCTGTTTGGACGCCAGAAACCTGTCCACCACATTTTGGGTGGAGGCAAAT CTGCTGATGTCTTGTTGTGGAGGAACAAAAAAATTTCAGCTAGTGTTTTAACTGCTGCAACTGTTGTCTGGATGCTCTTCGAATGGCTCAATTATCATTTCTTGACTCTTGTGGGGTTTGCTTTGGTTGTTGGCATGCTTGTTCAGTTCCTGTGGTCAAATTTTTCAGGCATGATTAGCAG CAGTTCCCCATCTAAAGTACCTCGACTTGTTCTGCCTGAGGACTTATTCGTCAATATTGCCGTCTCAATTGGTGCTCAAATTAATCGAGGGTTGGCATTTGTTCAAGATGTGGCATATGGAGGAAATGTGAAGCAATTCCTTAAG GTTGTAGGATGCTTGTGGATTGCTGCTGTGATAGGAAGCTGGTGCAATTTGCTGACCATTTTGTACATTG GTTTTGTTGCTGCTCACACATTGCCGGTTCTGTATGAGAGATACGATGATCAGGTTGACAGCTTTGTATACCAGGTCCTCGGGCTGCTTCAACACAATTACCGGAAGCTGGATGCCGGTGTCCTCAGCAAGATACCTAAAGGAAAGCCGAACCGGAAGAAGTATGAATAG
- the LOC126583832 gene encoding reticulon-like protein B8 isoform X1, translating to MFCISVAAMPEKITTEDLVNNIAGTLADTKLKSSSLFGEETSSSVTTQSNRLFGRQKPVHHILGGGKSADVLLWRNKKISASVLTAATVVWMLFEWLNYHFLTLVGFALVVGMLVQFLWSNFSGMISSSSPSKVPRLVLPEDLFVNIAVSIGAQINRGLAFVQDVAYGGNVKQFLKVVGCLWIAAVIGSWCNLLTILYIGFVAAHTLPVLYERYDDQVDSFVYQVLGLLQHNYRKLDAGVLSKIPKGKPNRKKYE from the exons ATGTTCTGCATTAG TGTAGCAGCAATGCCTGAGAAAATAACTACCGAGGACCTTGTGAACAACATCGCGGGCACACTTGCTGATACGAAACTGAAATCTAGCTCTTTATTTGGGGAAGAGACATCAAGCTCGGTGACCACTCAGTCCAACCGGCTGTTTGGACGCCAGAAACCTGTCCACCACATTTTGGGTGGAGGCAAAT CTGCTGATGTCTTGTTGTGGAGGAACAAAAAAATTTCAGCTAGTGTTTTAACTGCTGCAACTGTTGTCTGGATGCTCTTCGAATGGCTCAATTATCATTTCTTGACTCTTGTGGGGTTTGCTTTGGTTGTTGGCATGCTTGTTCAGTTCCTGTGGTCAAATTTTTCAGGCATGATTAGCAG CAGTTCCCCATCTAAAGTACCTCGACTTGTTCTGCCTGAGGACTTATTCGTCAATATTGCCGTCTCAATTGGTGCTCAAATTAATCGAGGGTTGGCATTTGTTCAAGATGTGGCATATGGAGGAAATGTGAAGCAATTCCTTAAG GTTGTAGGATGCTTGTGGATTGCTGCTGTGATAGGAAGCTGGTGCAATTTGCTGACCATTTTGTACATTG GTTTTGTTGCTGCTCACACATTGCCGGTTCTGTATGAGAGATACGATGATCAGGTTGACAGCTTTGTATACCAGGTCCTCGGGCTGCTTCAACACAATTACCGGAAGCTGGATGCCGGTGTCCTCAGCAAGATACCTAAAGGAAAGCCGAACCGGAAGAAGTATGAATAG
- the LOC126583832 gene encoding reticulon-like protein B8 isoform X5 — translation MPEKITTEDLVNNIAGTLADTKLKSSSLFGEETSSSVTTQSNRLFGRQKPVHHILGGGKSADVLLWRNKKISASVLTAATVVWMLFEWLNYHFLTLVGFALVVGMLVQFLWSNFSGMISSSPSKVPRLVLPEDLFVNIAVSIGAQINRGLAFVQDVAYGGNVKQFLKVVGCLWIAAVIGSWCNLLTILYIGFVAAHTLPVLYERYDDQVDSFVYQVLGLLQHNYRKLDAGVLSKIPKGKPNRKKYE, via the exons ATGCCTGAGAAAATAACTACCGAGGACCTTGTGAACAACATCGCGGGCACACTTGCTGATACGAAACTGAAATCTAGCTCTTTATTTGGGGAAGAGACATCAAGCTCGGTGACCACTCAGTCCAACCGGCTGTTTGGACGCCAGAAACCTGTCCACCACATTTTGGGTGGAGGCAAAT CTGCTGATGTCTTGTTGTGGAGGAACAAAAAAATTTCAGCTAGTGTTTTAACTGCTGCAACTGTTGTCTGGATGCTCTTCGAATGGCTCAATTATCATTTCTTGACTCTTGTGGGGTTTGCTTTGGTTGTTGGCATGCTTGTTCAGTTCCTGTGGTCAAATTTTTCAGGCATGATTAGCAG TTCCCCATCTAAAGTACCTCGACTTGTTCTGCCTGAGGACTTATTCGTCAATATTGCCGTCTCAATTGGTGCTCAAATTAATCGAGGGTTGGCATTTGTTCAAGATGTGGCATATGGAGGAAATGTGAAGCAATTCCTTAAG GTTGTAGGATGCTTGTGGATTGCTGCTGTGATAGGAAGCTGGTGCAATTTGCTGACCATTTTGTACATTG GTTTTGTTGCTGCTCACACATTGCCGGTTCTGTATGAGAGATACGATGATCAGGTTGACAGCTTTGTATACCAGGTCCTCGGGCTGCTTCAACACAATTACCGGAAGCTGGATGCCGGTGTCCTCAGCAAGATACCTAAAGGAAAGCCGAACCGGAAGAAGTATGAATAG